In Oncorhynchus nerka isolate Pitt River unplaced genomic scaffold, Oner_Uvic_2.0 unplaced_scaffold_1544, whole genome shotgun sequence, a single genomic region encodes these proteins:
- the LOC135568510 gene encoding gastrula zinc finger protein XlCGF17.1-like yields MASVKLEDCSQTLELNVIIKDEEEEEKIGDHVETFSTSREKQQEDDRAKSSHHCPHCEEIFPILSMLKIHLKIHTGENLYPCTDCGKRFTTSRSLTVHQRIHTGEKPYFCSDCEKRFSRLDHLKTHERIHTGEKPYSCSDCGNSFSRLGDLKTHERIHTGEKPYSCSDCGNRFSRLDHLKTHERIHTGVKPYSCSDCGKSFSRLGNLKTHERIHTGVKPYSCSECGKRFSRLGDLKTHESTHTGVNSYSCSDCGKRFSRLGHLKTHERIHTGVKPYSCSNCGKRFSRLGHLKRHELIHTGEKPYSCSDCGKCFTTSTDLKVHQRTHTGEKPYSCCDCVKCFKTSTDLKVHQRTHTGVKPYSCSGCGKSFSRMGQLKRHQGTHKGEKPYH; encoded by the exons atggcatcggtgaagctggaagactgcagtcaaacactggagctgaatgtcatcattaaagatgaagaagaggaggagaagattg gagaccaTGTTGAGACATTCTCTACATCAAGAGAGAAACAGCAGGAAGATGACAGAGCTAAGAGTTCTCACCACTGCCCACATTGTGAGGAGATTTTCCCAATTCTATCAATGCTAAAAATACACCTTaaaatacacactggagagaatcTGTATCCCTgtactgactgtgggaagagattcacgACATCAAGGTCTCTGACAGTTcatcagagaatacacacaggagagaagccttacttctgctctgactgtgaaAAGCGTTTCTCTCGACTGGACCACTTAAAAacacatgaacgtatacatacaggggagaagccttactcctgctctgactgtggaaataGTTTCTCTCGACTGGGCGACTTAAAAacacatgaacgtatacatactggagagaagccttactcctgctctgactgtggaaataGGTTCTCTCGACTGGACCACTTAAAAacacatgaacgtatacatactggagtgaagccttactcctgctctgactgtggaaagagtttctctCGACTGGGAAACCTAAAAacacatgaacgtatacatacaggagtgaagccttactcctgctctgaatgTGGAAAGAGGTTCTCTCGACTGGGCGACTTAAAAACACATGAAAGTACACATACAGGAGTGAAttcttactcctgctctgactgtggaaagaggTTCTCTCGACTGGGCCACTTAAAAacacatgaacgtatacatacaggagtgaagccttactcctgctctaaCTGTGGAAAGAGGTTCTCTCGACTGGGCCACTTAAAAAGACATGAACttatacatacaggagagaagccttactcctgctctgattgtggaaaatgcttcacaacatcaactgacctaaaagttcatcagagaacacacacaggagagaagccttactcctgctgtGATTGTGTAAAATGCTTCAAAACATCAACTGACctaaaagttcatcagagaacacacacaggagtgaagccttactcctgctctggctgtggaaagagtttctctCGAATGGGCCAGTTAAAAAGACACCAAGGTACACAtaaaggagagaagccttaccactga